In one Nicotiana tomentosiformis chromosome 6, ASM39032v3, whole genome shotgun sequence genomic region, the following are encoded:
- the LOC138893728 gene encoding uncharacterized protein, with the protein MAPFEALYGRRCRSPIGWFEVREAKLIGPNLVHQAMEKVKIIKERLKIAQSRQKSFSDVHRRDLEFKEDAWLFLKVSPMKEIPVAILDRKIQKLRNKEIASMKVLWRNQQVEEAMWKAEEEMKKKYPHLFE; encoded by the exons atggcaccatttgaggcattatatggtaggagatgtagatctcccattgggtggttcgaggttaGGGAGGCAAAGTTGATAGGTCCAAAccttgtacatcaggctatggaaaaagttaagatcataaaggagcggttgaaaatagctcagagtcgtcagaaatcctttTCGGATGTTCATCGCAGAgacttggagttcaaagaagatgcttggttattcttgaaggtttcccctatgaagg agattccagttgccattcttgataggaaaatccaaaagttgaggaataaagaaattgcctccatgaaagtgttatggcgaaaccagcaggttgaagaggccatgtGGAaggctgaggaagagatgaagaagaagtatcctcacttgtttgaatag